ATGAATGTTCAACCATGTATAACCAACCTTGTTGTTCCTCCACCTACGAAAGCAGGACGGACAGATAGCTATAGGAGGCACCAAAATGTCTGTGATAATAAGTTTCTCAGGCCTGTCACTGAGATATAGTAGTTCACAGTCCTGCAATACGAAGATAAGGAATATtaacaacagaaaaaaaaagaagtgcaAGGAATAGAGAATGAAGCTAAAGAATCGTGTCATATATCTTGCTTGAGAATTTTATCTCGAAAGGGATTCACTACCATTTTATGTACCCAAACCATCATCAATAGGAGCACATACCTGATCCAGTATTCTTTTAACCAGACCAAGAACTCTAACAGGGTTAAGAATTTGAATACATGTCCCAGAATCTTTCGTCCCAGAAAGTGCTGCTTTGCATTCTTTATATGTGTCATCCGTAAATTTTTTGCTTCGGTCATGAATAATACCCTTAGTTAACAttccatttttttcaaaaatcaattcaaaaattTCACTACTGCTCAATAACAACATAATCAAGTTTTTACATAGGAGAAGATCGAATTCAATCCTTTATAACTaaattcaaaaacccaaaatcaacaaaatcaatgaaaattaaaatttcataccttgtgttgatttgttgatgaaatctcccAAAAATATCACCAATAGATTCCCCACCGCTTCTAGAACAAACCCTTGAAAGATTTTAGGCTAGAAAACACGAAATCATCTTCAATCAACCCATGGGAAGTGAGGTTCTACGGGAGGAATAAGAGAGAAagtaagaaaagagaagaaggagTGCGGCATCTGTAACATTTAGGATTCTCCTGGCCACGCACTTTGAAACCGCAGATTGACCGGTCAACAAGGTCAATACGCTATTAGGAACTGCGCATTTGAGTTTTCCAATGACACGCAGTTAGAAAATGCATGCTGTGCAGATTCAAAACGCGTATCTATTAGGAGTCTCGGATCCCCACTATGCCCGGGCGATGTATTTTGGTGACGTGGATCTAAGAAAAAGCTTGAATCTTGGATTACGATTAGACCCGGCCTTAGTCACAGTAAATTTGAGTACTCAAGGAAGAAGAATTATCTCAGCATCCTCACTTCCATCTTAAAATATGTATACTTCATGCTCATGTTTTCAGTCATGGACTCGGTAGGTTTTCCTCTATCAGTAGAACCAATTGCAATTTACACGGACAACGTCCATTTGCTGCAGTTTTCTTTGAATCTCGAGCACTTACCAGCTGAGTTTTACTTGTATGGAGCACTGGGTTGTGGTCTTGATAAAGTCGCTCCGGAATTAGTAATGGGAGGACCACCGCCGATTGTATCACAGAAAGCTAATCTTGATAAACTTGTTTGCCGTATTATCGAGGAGTTTGGATATCAACAAGTTGGCCATATAAGGTGGATTTTTGCAGCTTTCCTCCATTTTTTTTCTCGTCCAATTCATAACTATGGCATTGTTTATATTATTAGGGCTATTAAAACGACAGTTGGTGGATTTCCAAGGCCGTTGGTGGATCTCAGTGCTAGTATTTTTGCTAAGATAATGAATAATGCTTTTGGATATCCTCTGGATCCTCCATTTGATCCATACGCAAACACCCTGAATTTCATGTTGGCTGCATACGTGATTCCGTACTACGGAATTAACACTTACGTTGGTGCGAATCCATCCATCAAGGGATGGAAAACCAAAAGGGTATCATCTCTAGCTATATCATTGTACTTCCTCCGTTTCAGTAAAAGTGATACTTCCATCTTTTATCCAGTTCACTGTCCTTCATATTTGAACGTTAATTTTTATGTAATATAAATTGTGCATATTGGTGTGTGTTGTTGCAGCTGTTAGCAGGTTTATTAGGAGTAGCAGCAGCGCAGGAAGCTGTCATAAGGAAGTATCTGTACGAGAGGGCAGATTATAAAGTGTACCCATATGATCACACTGTCGCCAAATTTACAGAGCGTATCTCAGCGCTGAGCAATGCATTAGGGATGTGCGGCATTAAAGATGAAGGTATCCGTGTGCCTCCATACTTGGGAGCAGAGAATCGAACAACCAGCAACGTGTTGTCAGCTGACTATAATTCCTTATCTTACGCTCGAATACCGCGTGAAGTTTTAAGGATTGTATATGCAACTGGGAGCGAACATGTTCCCGGTGGATTCTTCCCAAAAGGAGAATATGGAAAGATTGCCAGAGAACTACTATACCATTACGAATCATAAAAAATCATAACAGATGTATTCCTCGATGAACTACTTATTATATCGAATAAAATAGAGAGCAATTGAGCTGAGAACGGGAAATATTGCTCGCGTAGGGGCTATATGCAATCCCTTTGCCGTTCTCAGTCACCCATATAATAGTGTATTTCCGTTATGTATTCAGCTACTCCGAGTAATCGAATTGCACTGTTTTCTGTTTAAGCATAAGGGTGAGATTATTATAAGGCCGGCTCCATGATTATTCGTAGTAAATACCGGTATTTCAACTTGGAAAACAATATTTTGTCACGCAGCCGTTAACACTACTGGTGGATAATTTAACAAGGTTAACACAAAAGTGGGTCCCAGTGCTTCTCCATCAAAAGGCTTCTGAATTCCACTGACATGTTAATTGAAGTATTGATTGTGGTCTAACCTATGCCAGCTTGCAGAGAACAAAACAAATCTTCCTAGGTATTTTATGGTTCCATATAATATTCTTTGCCCAACAAGCTTCTTTTTCaatctgcaacttctcctgcatcAACCACTAGTAACAATCAATTATTCACTGTGAAATTCAGTTTCCGGTCGACGGGCAACTTCGTTTGCCCTCTCATAATGGATGAGAATTCGACCTGACCAAATTTCAAAGCAATCTGTTTTACCTGGTTCACATAACAAACTAACCTCCAAGGAGACCACCATTTAAAGCTTGAACAATTTTCTCAACATCACTAGCAGCAGCTGCTGCTCTTCCCCAACAATGTTGTAATGTTAGTTCCATCTGTTAAGCagtctaaaattcaaattttcacaCAGGACAGAACTCTCATCACCTCTTATTCGCAAGCCTTGAGGCTCGACTTGCCATCACTGCAATTATTTTTCTCATATTGTCCAAACTAAGCAGGCCTATTCAAAACTCAAGTAGATAGGTCCATATTCACAGACACCACTCGTTCTGAAGAGCAAGACAGTGACCAAAAGAAAATATCATGGAAACTAACCGCAAAGTGAGGAGTCTGGAACAGCTAGCAATGACTAGCTTTCCTGGTTTTTCCAACTGCTGTGGAGGGTAGGTCTACTTTCTGAGAGAGTAAGTGAGTTCAGACAAATGATTCCTGGCAACTGTCAGAGTCTAGAAGTCAAATTGCATACTAGAGAATATGAATACAAAACTGATGCAACAGTCTAGCTTGCAGCTTTACAATTTCTCTGTACACATACTTCTTGCTACAATTCATCTGCTGATTTTCTACAAGGTATACTTATACAGTTGATTCCACTTAAACGGGTCACATAGAACTACAGATGCTCATGTTATATTAAATTAActgatacaaaagaaaaggatcaaATAGATGGACAAGAGATTCTTAAGGCCGAAATCAGAGAAtcaaaaaactaaataaaatccCAGAAAACAGCCACTAAAATTCAAAAATCTGATATAGGGGATGTCAGGATATTCaagttgcttcaaaaaaaagGGATAATCAAGCCGTTGTAAAAAGCCAGGCCTTGAATTGTAATGCAAAAAGCAATCTGCCAAGAAGCTAAGGAAAGCATGTCTTAAGTGAACAGGATGCAGACAGGAATAAGTTTTGTGCTACCTAGACCAAAACATCCAAGGAAGTCTCCTGTTCATGAAAGCATAGAGAATAGCTTTCGAGGCGGAATGAATAATGATTCTCCACCTCTGATGAGTGACTGCCCATTGCATAGCACAAATGGCAGCCATAATTTTAGCAATATAGTTGGTAGCTACCCCAGGACCCCCAGATTCAGTACCTTCAAAATGTTTCAAATGGTTCCTGACAACAAAACCGTACCCTGCGAGACCTGGGTTACATTTAGAGGCTCCGTCACAGCACAATAAGGTAATATGCTTCTCAGGAAGTAAGAAATAACACTCCACAACTATGACAGACTTCAAAGGCCTACAACCAATATTAAGATATGCATGTCATAAACAGAATTCCACATAGAACCTTTTAATTTGACAGCAGAATCATGAGTGAGGTGAAGAATTCTCCTCTTGATCTTTCTAAACTCCAATTTCCTACATCAAAGAAAATTCTGTCCCTAACAAACCAAATCCCCACCATAACGCAGAAACTGATAATAATCCATAATTCTTGAACAACAGGGCTATTATGTCTACTTAAAGTAAATGTAAAGATAAAGGATTTATAGGAAGGAAACATACCCAACTCCGTAAGTGTTGGCCAAACCTGCAGTGCCTAAGAATATGACCCAAGTTATCTTGATCCTCTTTGCACAGACATTCCTAGTGATCTTTCAAATATTACTAGCAGTAGAGTGATAAACACAGGGGCTCCAGATTTTCTTATACCATTTAACTAGTGACATTGTTCATCCATGTATGTAACTAACACTAAGCAAAAATAAGGATAGATGAAAAGTCCAAAAAATGCTCTTTATTTCAAGAATCGGTAAGAAATCAATATAACAGGTCAAATGAATAAAATATAAACAGATCCTGAATAACATTCTAAAAATGAGCCAGTTCAGATGCTTCCTTCTAATGCATAtcaaacaataaacaaaattaaGTTATCTTACTAAAATATACCTTGCTTCTTTTCTGCGGCTGAAAAGGAATAAAGGCTTTCACTGAATGATCTACAGAGTTTAGTTTTGGTGTCATCAATAGGAACTGACGATGGGATCCCACTGATCTTAATCGGCTTGAAATTCTTACTCTTCAATTCATAAGAATATAAATACACTGAATCTGGAAGTGCATCAGAGTTCTTTTGGTGGATTTCGAAGATTATTTGGTCTGTCCCGCTGATTGGATCACAACAAAGAAATCGATTTCGATCCCAACAAACTGCAGGCAATGTGATTTTTTTTTCGGTCCAATTTTTATCACCAGAATTTATAGCGGTAGCTTTACTATTCTCCTTGTCAATGTGTCCATATATCCACAACTTGATATCACAAACAGTCATTCTACGTAATATAGCGACACTCCATTCACTTCTAACAGACGAACATTAACTTTGTCACCATCATAATCCGAGCGCTGAGGAAGGATGAAAGTAGGGACTTGGAGCGCTCTGAACTTTTCACATCCAACTTCAAATGCCACTATAAATCCATCACCACCAGTATACCTATTTGGGAACCAATAGATAAAACCATTCACATAAACAGAAGGTGCACTTGGTCCAATATAACAAGGCGGTGCCTCATCAATCTTTCTCCATGTAATTTCTCCAACAGTCAAGACCCCCAAATTTCAAATTCATCCAAAATTTTCCACTTGCCTATCACTTTATAATCCTTACTGACCGGATCGAAACCAAATTTATAAACACAAGAACCACTAACTACACCaattaatttctcttccatcgacAAAGTTGATTTAATCCAAGGTGTAATTTGATCTCTCGTGCTAATATTGTATATGCAAACAGCATGTTTGTTACGATCAACAAAACAGATCAATCCGTTTACGATTCCAACAATAGTATTGTAACTAAACAAATCAATTTTACTCATAGTATGAATTGTTGATGTTACTGTACCTCGTCATCGTTCCCCCGGCCATAACTGAGCTTCCACGAATTGCGCTTGACGTCCTCTGCAAATTATGTCTCCTCCACCTCCATCAGCTATACTTTGTTGTAATTCGACGATGAAAAGACATTGATGAGTTCTAGATCGAGAAAAGTGTAAATCAATGAAATATGGATCTTGTTTGATTAAGTAACACCAATGTTTACATACAGATTTGAACCGCATGAGTGACTTCACAGGGAGTCTGCTTAGTATCTCACACACAATTATATCTTCATCCATCGGAGATAACAGAATTGTTAGGATCAAGTAATTCTCATTATCAATGGCAATACAGATTTTGGAGGGACTCTGTGAGCTGAGTTTTAAAATTGAAGAACAGACATGAGAAAagaagaatttagggtttcagttttgGTTCAAGAGGGGTTTTGGGACATCTGGTCAGGCCTTTTGTTCCGCAAAGGAATATTTTGTTATTTATGGCAAAGAGCGTAATTTGGGAGCTTTTTCGATGATTATACCAATTTTCATAGGGACCGGTTCTCAGAGCTTGTCCAGTACTTTGGTCAATTCCTATGGCAATCgaccaaaaaaaatatattattgagCCACGTGATGAACAAACACGTTTTTGCATTATGATAAATGAGAGCAAAATTAACAAATCTGGTTAGATTTTGAGGTGCATCGTTCTTAATTTTTTGGTACTTATATTCTATTCTTTTTTTCCCTCTCTCTCCTCTCCTCTCTCCTCTCCCTCTAATGCTCATCTAAGCTTTCTCCGTCCCGGCTAGTTTTAGCCGTTTTTCTTATCTTTTCTCTCAAACTGATATCCCTAACGGTCGAATTGTGCCGGACTGTGCCGTATTTTTCACTGGAATCATCAAGTGTTAATATCTCTCGTCTGTTAAGCAAAAATGGAAGCTATAAATCACTACAATTCATGTGTCTGCAATTGTATCAACCACCACAATTACAAAATTACTTCGAAGAATGATAACTTCACACAAATCACATGAACCACCCACATCACCTAAATCACAAATTCAGCAAACATCTCATCACAAGGAAAACTCACTACATACACAGATGTGAAAGTTGGTACATCCCCTTCCATGAAACTCAATCAACAATTGGGATATAAGAgaataaagcatacttcttacacAGCTCATCATGTCAATTCCATCAATAGTTATGATACTTCAATTCCTGAGCAACCATTGACTGAAGATCACATGTTTTCCCAAGACTATCGGATGCAGAAGATACAGAGATATATCTTGATTCAAAACAATCTAATTCTCCTAGTAAAGGATACTCCTTCTCTTCCAAGCCTAGAAATATGGATTCACCAATCTTACGTATATTTATTCTTTCTGCTATGGCGTCTTAAGCTAAGGTATGTTCAGGTATGCTCTCCCAATTTACTACACTCCAAAACTCTTAAGCTATATGATCCTCAACCCATTTTCTATAGTAAGTTTGTGATAATTTCTAAATTCCTATCCAATGCTAGAAGTAACAATTCTTGCTTCCTTATATCCAGAACTCGAAATACTAATTGTTGTCAGACTACTAGTCATACCAAGATCTAACTGCATTTTAGTACTTCTAAGTTAAAATTAGATAAAACTGATTGTTCTATAATTGAAAATATTTACCAAAAgcatcatcaatttatcatcctAATTCAGCATAATCATAATAGTATGTttaccaaaataatcaaaaaagTAGAATTAAACTGTACTAACCCTCACATCTCTCGGATTAGTAGTACTCTAATTACCATCTCAGTTGGCATCAGCACCTCCAGATGGAGATGGATGTGCAGCTTCACCAATTTGCTCTGCAGCACCTTCAGATGGTCCTGTAGCGCCTCCTACCTGCACTCCTCCTTGGTTTGGATTGGCAGGTACTGGCTCAAGTGCGGGATTCAGAACATCTTGAGGAAGATTGACCTCGACAAGCACTGCATTAACCTTGCCATGGCCTGCATTAGCTATAACTGTTGCATCAGTTGCAATCCTTGCAACCACAGGAGTCAACATCTCCAACTGGGGGAAATGCACAGAATGAGGAGGAATGAGAAGGGTAGCATTCTCTCAGATGGATTCTCTGACAGATGCATGCATAGTAATGGCGTAGAATCCTTGGGGAACCCCGCCACAAACAACAAATTGATCACCTACAACAACCACTCCCTCATTGATCACAAAGCGACCATGTCGAGGATGGGTGGAAAATACTACCCAACCCTCTCTCACACCCGACACTCTGTCACCAAGTGGGTGAGGAGGCGCAATCGGCTTTTCCTGCCCCTCACCACTGGCTCTTCCTGCATCTCCAGCACCCCTAACCTCATCATCACCACAACCTGCACTCCAAATTCCACTTCCAATCTCATTCAAACTATCTCGAAACACACGCCTATCAGGAGCAGCACCGCTATCACCTCCAAAGAGAACCTGAAAGAGTGGTGGATATTTGATTACATCAACAATCCAAGAAATTGGTTATAAATCATGCAACAACGAAAAAGTCACTGCGAAACAAAAATCAGCCGTTCCATTACTCTGCACGTCAAAGAAAGTTACCTGACCAGACAAAGGGTAATTATACCTGGATCTCTTCACTATTGGACCATGGCCCGGAGGGATCTGATCATATCCCTGCTCTATCTTCACTCTCCGATTATGGCGTAGATTAACCCAATGCCAATTGAAGTTCCGGGTATAATTTTTTGCCTCTCTACCATTAGGAAATGCAATCCCATATGGCAAACTAGAGATGGGGACATGAGGATTATACCAATCCAAGGTACACTCCATCAATATCTCTGGAGTCTCCTCTACTATTTCTCCATCATTGTACAACACATGTGGCATTTTTCTAGTTTTGTTAGGGCTCTGGGAAATGTTTTTCTCTATGGCTCTGAGACAAAAGAACTGAATGAGAAACTGAAAGGATTTCTCTGTGTCTCTAAGACAAAGAAactaaaaagattttttttctttaaatttggGTTGGGAAGAGCAACTGCCTCTTCATCTCAACCGTTGATTTATCAAGTTCTCCTCTTAATCATTATGAGAAGGGACACTAAACGCTATGGTCAGACGTAATTATGCCTTGTCAAATCGTTTGACCATTTGATTAGGCACTGCACCCCTATTATAATCTTATTGGCTCATGCGGAGAAGATTAAAACACTTGGCAATAGCAAGTTTTTTAATCTCTTGGAATCGGATTTGGGTTTACCCCATGATCCTTTGGATATAATACCCAAATCTCAAGTTACTATCCTGGGCTCTGGCTTGGGCTCATGTCAATATCAACTTTATAAAAACACTACAGTCTATCAGTCCTTAGCCagatttttgaatttcaaatacaGCTGCGCTTGGATTTTCTTGGTCAACAACCATCAAATTCATCACTCTAATCTACAACAGCTGAGTCAAGGTAAAAAGCTTAATCCATCTTTTAGTGGTATCTGCTTTAATTTTTTATAGGAAAACCATCCAAATCCAATTAGCCATCAAGCCCAATCCACATCACACGTTAGCATTCCTGCAAGAGAAAGTGAAAGCTCATCAAAGTGCAACAGGCTACCCTACTGGCTACCTGAACAAAGAATTACTTGTACTACAACTATAACACGAAAACTGTATCATATACCTTAACTACTTGCAAAAATACAAAAAAGTTCGATGGCACCAGAGAGTGGAAAACAACAGCAAACTGCAATACACATCcatgatattttttcaaattaaaGCCTGTAGTTTTTACCTCCACTATTATAACTGGCATACTCATCTCAATATATCCAGTGGTCATCaccctattttcttcttcttcttcttcttcttctataaaatCAGATATATTCTCAATATGGCCTCTTCATCTAACACCACAACCCCCATCATTGAAAATCTAGTTACAAAGATGAACACATCACTCACAATCCCTGAGGATCTCTTCCCTAAAGTCTTCATAAACCCTGAAAATGTAAGATCGAAACAACCTCTTGACTGGAAATGGTGCTTCATTGGAAAACTCTGTAGTAATATTTGTTTCCAAACATCAAGAGTTactaacttcatcaacaaatattGGGAGCTTCAAAGCAGAGTTGAAATGGAAATCTGGAACAAAAGGAGAAACTACTATGTACTCAGGCTTACTCATGAGGAAGACTACTCAACTCTGAGAAATGTAGGAACAAGAGGAGTCTTTGAAAAATTGATGGTATTGGTTGGAATTCCTTCTAGAGGTCCAGAGTTGATCCATGAAGAACAGTTCTCAAAGGTGATGATATGGCTTCTTAGGATTCCAGCCCACATCATCCCTGATATTCAAAACATTCTCAAACTTGTTGGAGTTTACCAAACTGTAAAAAAAGCTTATGGGAGAgatagatttgaaaataatttggAAGTAAAACTAACAACTGATGTTACCAGGACCCTCAAGTTTGGAATTGAAGCATTTGAAACCCCAACAATTTCTCATTGGCTGGAATTTTTTTATGCTCTAAATAGAATAAAGTTCTGTAAAGTCTGTAGAGTGTTGGATCATCCAAGTCCCCCTTGAACCTCACCACCAAACCCATCTCATCTCATTAAATTAATCTTTCCAACTCCTCACCCAACCCCCACACCACAAACACCCCAATAAAAAGTTGTGCATGCTGGGAGGAATA
This genomic stretch from Papaver somniferum cultivar HN1 chromosome 5, ASM357369v1, whole genome shotgun sequence harbors:
- the LOC113281159 gene encoding uncharacterized protein LOC113281159 isoform X1, encoding MTVCDIKLWIYGHIDKENSKATAINSGDKNWTEKKITLPAVCWDRNRFLCCDPISGTDQIIFEIHQKNSDALPDSVYLYSYELKSKNFKPIKISGIPSSVPIDDTKTKLCRSFSESLYSFSAAEKKQGLAGYGFVVRNHLKHFEGTESGGPGVATNYIAKIMAAICAMQWAVTHQRWRIIIHSASKAILYAFMNRRLPWMFWSR
- the LOC113278848 gene encoding desiccation-related protein PCC13-62-like gives rise to the protein MDSVGFPLSVEPIAIYTDNVHLLQFSLNLEHLPAEFYLYGALGCGLDKVAPELVMGGPPPIVSQKANLDKLVCRIIEEFGYQQVGHIRAIKTTVGGFPRPLVDLSASIFAKIMNNAFGYPLDPPFDPYANTLNFMLAAYVIPYYGINTYVGANPSIKGWKTKRLLAGLLGVAAAQEAVIRKYLYERADYKVYPYDHTVAKFTERISALSNALGMCGIKDEGIRVPPYLGAENRTTSNVLSADYNSLSYARIPREVLRIVYATGSEHVPGGFFPKGEYGKIARELLYHYES
- the LOC113281159 gene encoding uncharacterized protein LOC113281159 isoform X2 yields the protein MTVCDIKLWIYGHIDKENSKATAINSGDKNWTEKKITLPAVCWDRNRFLCCDPISGTDQIIFEIHQKNSDALPDSVYLYSYELKSKNFKPIKISGIPSSVPIDDTKTKLCRSFSESLYSFSAAEKKQGL